A genome region from Phoenix dactylifera cultivar Barhee BC4 chromosome 18, palm_55x_up_171113_PBpolish2nd_filt_p, whole genome shotgun sequence includes the following:
- the LOC103707031 gene encoding putative 4-coumarate--CoA ligase-like 8 has product MEDSSLIRREESGFFCPSTGIYNSSWSSSLPPTPSLSLPEFLLSHLATSSPSKPAFIDAATGAGLTYADLRALAAAAASALAALGVCGGDVVLVVSPNSLHFPALALAVMSLGAILSTANFLLTRPEIQSQVQDSNPALIITTADLAPKLDGLIPRPLTLIEQFLASLSIDQTAPVEFPGVSPADPAALMYSSGTTGKSKGVVISHGNLVAMANVLRHVWGREEVHACVVPLFHMFGFSVFVCGAVAAGATVVVLHRYALEELLMAVEEHRVTLLPAAPPMVVQLARSCGVARGYDLRSLKEVICSGAPLGRDHMERFADAYPGIALSQCYGLTETSGPITVCHGLKDRFQISIGRLIPTVEAKIVDVSTRKALPPNEHGELLVRGPPVMQGYLKNQEATSLAIDEEGWLHTGDLCYIDREGLVYVVDRIKELIKYKAYQVAPAELEEVLSTHPEILDVAVTQYPDEVAGEIPMACIVRKAGSKIKGGDIISFMENKVAPYKKIRKVLFVESIPRSPSGKILRRHLKARVMQHQKPGISARL; this is encoded by the exons ATGGAAGACTCCTCACTTATTAGACGAGAAGAAAGCGGCTTCTTCTGCCCCTCTACAGGCATCTACAACAGTTCATGGAGTTCATCGCTACCTCCAACACCATCTCTCTCCCTTCCTGAATTCCTCCTCTCCCACTTGGCTACATCCTCCCCATCGAAGCCCGCATTCATCGATGCGGCGACCGGCGCCGGCCTCACCTACGCCGACCTCCGGGctctcgccgccgccgccgccagtgCCCTCGCGGCCCTCGGCGTTTGCGGCGGCGACGTCGTCCTCGTCGTCTCTCCCAACTCCCTCCACTTCCCCGCCCTCGCCCTCGCCGTCATGTCCCTCGGCGCCATCCTCTCCACCGCCAACTTCCTTCTCACCCGCCCCGAGATCCAATCCCAGGTTCAAGATTCCAACCCCGCTCTCATCATAACCACCGCCGATCTCGCCCCCAAGCTCGACGGCCTCATCCCCCGCCCTCTGACCCTGATCGAGCAGTTCCTCGCATCGCTCTCTATCGATCAGACCGCCCCCGTCGAGTTCCCCGGCGTGAGCCCGGCCGATCCGGCGGCGCTGATGTACTCGTCGGGGACGACGGGGAAGAGCAAGGGGGTGGTGATCTCGCACGGGAATCTGGTGGCGATGGCGAACGTTCTGCGGCACGTGTGGGGGAGGGAGGAGGTGCACGCGTGCGTGGTGCCCCTGTTCCACATGTTCGGGTTCTCGGTGTTTGTGTGCGGGGCGGTGGCGGCGGGGGCGACGGTGGTGGTGCTCCATCGGTACGCGCTGGAGGAGCTGCTGATGGCGGTGGAGGAGCACCGGGTGACGCTGCTGCCGGCGGCGCCGCCGATGGTGGTGCAGCTGGCGAGGTCGTGCGGCGTGGCGAGGGGTTACGATCTGCGCTCGCTCAAGGAGGTGATCTGCTCCGGGGCGCCGCTCGGAAGGGACCACATGGAGCGCTTCGCCGACGCCTACCCCGGCATTGCCCTCTCTCAG TGCTACGGCTTGACTGAAACAAGTGGTCCGATAACAGTTTGTCATGGGCTCAAAGATAGATTCCAAATTTCCATTGGAAGGTTGATCCCCACCGTGGAGGCCAAGATAGTTGACGTAAGTACGAGGAAAGCTCTTCCACCAAACGAACACGGCGAATTATTGGTTAGGGGCCCTCCTGTTATGCAAG GTTATCTGAAGAACCAGGAAGCCACATCTCTGGCCATTGATGAAGAAGGATGGCTCCACACTGGGGATTTGTGCTACATTGACAGGGAGGGGCTCGTCTACGTCGTTGATAGGATCAAAGAGCTCATAAAATACAAAGCTTACCAG GTAGCCCCAGCCGAGCTTGAAGAGGTTCTTTCCACCCATCCAGAGATCCTCGATGTTGCCGTGACGCA GTACCCAGATGAGGTGGCAGGAGAGATTCCAATGGCATGTATAGTGAGAAAGGCAGGGAGCAAAATCAAAGGAGGAGATATAatttctttcatggagaacaag GTTGCCCCTTACAAGAAGATCAGGAAAGTATTGTTTGTGGAATCCATCCCAAGATCACCCTCAGGAAAGATCCTCCGGCGGCATCTAAAGGCTAGAGTCATGCAGCATCAGAAACCAGGAATTTCTGCAAGGCTATAG
- the LOC103706987 gene encoding actin-related protein 2/3 complex subunit 1B-like translates to MAAVAVHQFAQSITCHAWSPDQTMVALCPNNNEVHIYKFIKDRWEKLHVLYKHDQIISGIDWSIRSNKIVTVSHDRNSYVWNQEASEWVPTLVILRLNRAALCVQWSPKENKFAVGSGAKTVCVCYYEQENNWWVSKLIRKKHNSSVTGVAWHPNNILLATTSTDGKCRVFSTFIKGVDPRDSGAGSSNELKFGEQIAQLDLSFTWAFGVKWSPSGNTLAYAGHNSMIYFIEDVESSPSAQTVAFRDLPLRDVLFVSERMLIGVGFDYNPMVFAADETGLWSFVKFLDEKKTTQSSSKYGSQFSEAFGKLYGQSKQGASNDTVEPSRPRGGAHENCITCIVPLRKGGETVVKRFSTSGLDGKLVIWELDNYIDLLQ, encoded by the exons ATGGCGGCGGTCGCGGTCCATCAGTTCGCGCAGAGCATTACTTGCCATGCCTGGAGCCCGGATCAGACGA TGGTTGCATTGTGCCCAAACAATAATGAAGTACAcatttataaattcattaaAGACAGGTGGGAGAAACTGCATGTTCTTTACAAG CACGACCAAATCATATCCGGAATAGATTGGAGCATCAGATCCAATAAAATAGTAACGGTTTCACATGACCGGAATTC GTATGTTTGGAACCAAGAAGCTTCTGAATGGGTACCTACCCTTGTCATTCTCAGGCTAAACCGAGCTGCTCTTTGTGTTCAGTGGAGTCCTAAAG AAAACAAGTTTGCTGTTGGAAGTGGGGCCAAAACTGTTTGTGTATGTTACTATGAGCAAGAGAATAACTG GTGGGTTAGTAAGCTTATCAGGAAAAAGCATAATTCTTCTGTTACAGGTGTTGCTTGGCATCCTAACAAC ATTCTTCTTGCAACAACATCTACTGATGGTAAGTGTCGAGTTTTTTCAACTTTCATCAAGGGTGTAGATCCAAG GGATTCTGGTGCAGGCTCTTCTAATGAATTAAAATTTGGAGAG CAAATTGCACAACTTGATCTCTCATTTACTTGGGCATTTGGTGTCAAATGGTCTCCAAGTGGCAATACCTTAGCTTATGCAG GGCACAACTCTATGATTTATTTCATCGAGGATGTTGAATCTTCTCCTTCTGCACAAACTGTAGCCTTCCGTGATCTGCCTCTCCGTGAT GTCCTTTTTGTTTCCGAGAGAATGCTAATTGGTGTGGGATTTGATTACAACCCCATGGTTTTCGCTGCTGATGAAACAGGACTATG GAGCTTTGTCAAATTCTTAGATGAGAAGAAAACAACACAATCAAGCTCGAAGTATGGTTCACAG TTCTCTGAAGCCTTTGGGAAGCTTTATGGCCAATCAAAACAGGGAGCGAGCAATGATACAGTTGAGCCATCAAGACCTCGCGGTGGGGCTCATGAGAACTGCATAAC TTGCATCGTGCCTCTGAGGAAAGGGGGTGAGACTGTTGTGAAGCGTTTCAGCACCTCAG GGTTGGATGGTAAATTGGTGATCTGGGAGCTTGATAACTACATTGATCTTCTGCAATAA
- the LOC103706988 gene encoding probable voltage-gated potassium channel subunit beta, with protein sequence MQYRNLGRSGLKVSQLSYGTWVSFGNQLDVKEAKALFQCCRDHGVNFFDNAEVYANGRAEEIMGQAFRELGWRRSDLVVSTKIFWGGLGPNDKGLSRKHIVEGTRASLRRLDMDYVDVIYCHRPDAATPIEETVRAMNHVIDRGWAFYWGTSEWSAQQITEAWAVADRLDLVGPIVEQPEYNLLSRHKVEVEFLPLYSAYGLGLTTWSPLASGVLTGKYSKGNIPPDSRFALENYKNLASRSLVDDVLRKVNGLKPIADELGVPLSQLAIAWCASNPNVSSVITGATKESQIKENMKALDVIPLLTPDVIEKIEAVIQTKPKRPESYR encoded by the exons ATGCAGTACAGGAATCTGGGGCGATCGGGGCTGAAGGTGAGCCAATTATCGTACGGAACATGGGTGAGCTTCGGGAACCAGCTGGATGTGAAGGAAGCCAAGGCCCTCTTCCAATGCTGCCGCGACCATGGCGTCAACTTCTTCGACAACGCCGAGGTCTACGCCAACGGCCGCGCCGAGGAGATCATGGGCCAGGCCTTCCGCGAGCTCGGGTGGCGCCGCTCCGACCTGGTGGTCTCCACCAAGATCTTCTGGGGCGGCCTCGGCCCCAACGACAAGGGCCTCTCCAGGAAGCACATCGTGGAGGGCACGCGGGCGTCGCTGCGCCGTCTCGACATGGACTACGTGGACGTGATCTACTGCCACCGCCCCGACGCGGCCACGCCCATCGAGGAGACCGTGCGGGCGATGAACCACGTCATCGACAGGGGCTGGGCCTTCTACTGGGGCACCAGCGAGTGGTCCGCGCAGCAGATCACCGAGGCCTGGGCCGTCGCCGATCGCCTCGACCTCGTCGGACCCATCGTCGAGCAGCCCGAGTACAATCTTCTCTCCCGTCACAAG GTTGAGGTCGAATTCCTACCTCTTTACAGCGCCTATGGCCTGGGTCTTACTACATGGAGCCCGCTAGCTTCTGGGGTGCTGACTGGCAAATACAGCAAAGGGAACATACCGCCTGATAGTCGATTTGCCTTAGAAAACTACAAG AATCTGGCAAGCAGATCATTGGTAGATGATGTGCTTAGAAAAGTGAACGGACTGAAACCAATTGCCGATGAGCTAGGTGTACCTTTATCTCAGCTTGCAATTGCTTGGTGTGCATCAAATCCGAATGTTTCATCAGTAATTACTGGTGCTACTAAGGAGAGTCAG ATAAAAGAGAACATGAAAGCTCTCGACGTCATTCCTCTTTTGACACCTGATGTGATCGAGAAGATTGAGGCAGTTATTCAAACCAAGCCCAAGCGTCCAGAATCATACAGGTAA